AGCATTGTTTCACGAGCATATTCTAATTGAGAGACTACATGACCATTTAAAACAAACTTGTGCaaacaaaatgttattaaaatggCGATTAAATACATGATCTTAGATAAACtagaaaaatgtttaaaacataaaaattctACAGTACAGCTAAACTACAGTAaagaaaatgaacttaaatgttaTACTTTAAACGCTACCTAAGTTTATAGGTAAGGTATCTGGAAGATTATTTCTACCACAGAATACAAAAGGCAACTGTGACCTTATAActtacaattcagacttttttctcgcacaTTTCTGAGAAGAAAAGTAAGATATAAACTAAGAATGTGAGATAAAAACCCGCAATTCAagaaaagtaagaattgtgagatgtaaacttgaAATTCTCAGGGAAGAATTGTgagatgatttttttatttttattccatcAAGCTTCCACAGGAAAGGCCATCGtaatcacatttatttgtattttattgaaAAAGTTAGTCTGTCATTATTCAGTTGTGTATATTTGAGTGTTTGTtgcattttatgttgtttatcaCATTTTTGTCATGCCATAATGACACTTTATCTTTGAATTATGGGTTTCCTATAAATGACTCATatgaaaaacaaactgaaataatTGAAGTGTTATTATATTCCCAGACAATGCACTTATTTGTTGTTTTCCTTCCAGTCATAGTTGTTTTGATATAAAGATGGCAAGGAATAACGTTTGCTACCATGACCAGCGCATGGACTTTTTCTACAATAACAGCAACACAACCTCAGATGAATGGGATAAAACGCAGCTCATCCTGGTTCAGTGTGTTGGATCCATCTGCTGTTGCTTCATCCTAGTGGCCAACGCCATGATCATTGCAGCGGTGGTGACAAACAGAAGGTTTCACTATCCCTTCTACTATCTCCTCGCCAATCTCGCCGCCTCAGACTTTCTCGCTGGGATCGCTTACGTGTATCTCATGTTCAATACAGGGAAAATATCTCGTGATCTAACGGTTCAAGCCTACTTCTTTCGGCAGGGTTTGCTGGATGCGAGTCTTTCCGCTTCCCTGACCAATCTCCTAGTGATCGCACTCGAGCGCTACATCTCCATCATGAACTGGAAGGTCCACAGTAACCTCACCAAACGTCGAGTGACCCTGTTGATTGCCCTTGTGTGGGGTATATCGATATTCATGGGGGCCGTGCCTAGTTTGGGCTGGAACTGTGTCTGTAGTCTGGACTTGTGCTCCAAACTGGCTCCCATCTTTAGCCGGAGCTACCTGATCTTCTGGTCCATGTCCAACCTGGTGCTCTTTCTCATTATGGTGGGCATATACTTGAGGATATACCTCTATGTGATGAAAAAGACTGCAGTCTTGAAGGCGCACACTTCTGGATCTATAAATCGTAAGAGGACGCCAATCAAACTCATCAAAACTGTGATGACTGTACTAGGTAAGTTCTTGAGATGTTCCTTTAGATTTGGTCTTgccaaagggatagttcatccaaaaaatgaaaattcggttacactttattttaaggtgtccttgttacagtgtaattatacatttaggtagtgagtaataataattaaatacatgTACTAACAATAGAGTTTGGATTAGGGTTTGCTtaagggttagttgcatgtaattatgcataatttatgcataatttacttatgttgtaccaaacctgtatgactttctttcttctgtggaacacaaattttggacctcattgacttttttttgttcTCACTCTTATaacattcatcaaaatatcttcttttgcatCTTTCTGCACACTGGTTTGTATTGATGCACTAAAATTTCAGCAATCAAAGATATTTCAgccaaaacaggaaaaaaaaaaaaaaaaattgaggttTTGGACGCAATAGTTTTGGAAGGCCAAAATCATTGACTAATTCTCTGATGACTCATTTTGTGCACACAACTTGGATAAGCTACAACAGGTAAGCATGTCAGCAATGTGGACACATTTTACCTTATGCTAGACTAGCAATTTGTAAAATGTGCTGAAATATTGGGAGGTGACTCATTGCCAAAGAACTTTACTACAACTGGATTTAATAACCCAAAAACCTAATTTAATTACCCAAACCCTTAgttttttggtaaaaaaaaattaaaaataaaaaaattgacaaGTTCTAGAGATGTTCCTTTAGATTTGGTCTGGCGAAAGTGAGAATTTATTTTGttgtcagtggggtccaaatgTGGTTTTGGACCCCAGTGACttttattttatggtcaaaacagttgaaacattcatcaaagtattttatttttttaatgttccaCAGAAGAGCAAACTTCATGCCAGTTTGTATTGATGCACTGAAATTTCAGTGCAAATtacaggagaaaaaaaaaaaaaaaaaaaaaaatatatatatataaatataaatataaatatatatataattatatatatatattttgtattttgacaGTGTCAATGACAGCATCATTTTGACAGCATCATTTTTTTGCACAAAGCGAGGATaagcaaaatataaaatttgtTCAGCTGAAATATCCAGAAGCGACTTGTGGCCAAAGAACTTTACTACAACGGGTTTTATTACACCCTGAGAATGAAGAGTTGAACTACCCAACTaccaaaattttaaatttaagttttagtttccAGCTAAATTAAAAGTTTGGTTTCTGTGTTTCATTTTTGAACTTCTGGTTTGGAATGACGTGATGTTGAGGAAATAACTGAATGTTCATTGGGGAATTATCTATTAGTATAACAATACTACATTAATACAAGCAGCCTGACAAAATGGGAGGTGGATTCATTGCAACATGTTCATTCACCACATGCATTCCAGATGTAATATGTATCAGAATGTATCATCACTACTCAgtcactcaaagttcaatggcAATTACAGTAAATGTTGGTTTATAGTTTTCCCACAAGCCTTCACAGCTCTGATGAGTTGTCCAAAGTCCACGCCTTTAGTCTGTAAGCATGATAAACACTCCCAGACTGCTGAATATGTTAATTTAGCTCACAACAGAGGCCTGAAAGGTCAACAAACTCATAGCCCCCCTAAGTTTGGGTGATGTGGAATAGGGTGGGTAAATGTTTTTTGTGAATTTACAGCCATGGCAAATATTTAGATTGGAAGGATGTGACCTCATATCCTGTTAACCACGAGCAGAGATCTAGTATACATATACATCTTGCTTTTGAGAGTTGGAGAACTTGATTGAGGAGATGTAGACGAGAAACTGAAGAGTTAACGTACAATGAGACgcaagtgttaacaatgagacaCAAAACACGAAACCTCCCAGCCTCGCATTAGCTGATTGCTATCAGAAGTTCGAAGGTTGGGTTTCTTTTgccttttgtttttctttgcctttCATTATGAATTTCACATTCAAACAATCAACCAGATGTTTTGTCTGCACACAGGCTAATGATAAATAAGAGTGCACTTGATAAAGAGAGACACTTTTTTGAATTCTAGTTTTTAGAAATGTGCTCTTTGTGTTCATGAAAAAACTAATAACATTTTCCTTAGACCCTGAATGTgagtttacacattttaaacattaattaaaaaaaggtttttaaattgaattttacatttcttaattactcaccctaatgttgttccacacccataagaccttcattcatctttggaacacaaattaagatatttttcatcaaatccaagggtttctgaaccacacataggcagcaacggcATTGCacattttgaggtccagaaaggtattaaagggatagttcacccaaaaatgaaaatttgatgtttacctgcctacccccagcgcatccaagatgtaggtgaatttgtttcttcagtagaacacaaatgatgatttttaactgcaactgttgcggtctgtcagtcaaataatgcgagtgaatgggaacacaatcaataagagacgaaaaaacttgcatagacaaatccaaattaaaccctgcggcttgtgacgacacattgaacGATTgagcgagaaaccgaacagtatttatatcattttttacctctaatacaccactatgtccaactgcgttcagcactcggttattgaggtctgattgcgctctgacaacggcagtaaTGTCTCGCACTCATTAAAGTTAAAgcgacaaaacaaaacaaaaataacaactttattcaacaatctcttctcttcccggTTAGTCTCCTACCCTGTTGACACAGTAAGCACAGTGCAGCGCTGCCGTGTTTACATCTGaatgccggctcattattggccgacgctgtaaacatgagcagcacgacgcatacatgtgatgctgacgcaggagcgctgcactgtgtttactatgtCAACAGGGTAGGACCATTCTGGACATCAAAAgatgcaatgacgttgctgcctatgtgtgatTCAaaaaccctcagatttcatcaaaaatatcttaatttgtgttccaaagatgaacgaaggtcttacaggtgtggaacgacatgagggtgagtaataaatgacagaaatttcatttttgggtgaactaaccctttaatctttgatttctttttatgtattatttatgaCACCTCCCCACCTACCACCCCCAAAATatcattatgatttttaaatgaaaaattaaaaacacgCTCTTCTCATAAGAGTCaagtcatttgtattttttgaataatatattaatagatCTGGAAAAAAATAGCACTATGTAATTGACCCAAACATATTTGGTAAGAATTACTGTTTATAGACTGTGTTGAAAACCGCCAACTAGACCACAACCAAAACAGAAAGTTGGTTAATGCTGGTCTTTTTCCAGAAATTATGTTAGACCAATGTACACCAAAGCTGATTTTAGACAGGTTTTTAGGAGTATCTCTTACTGCTTCAAGTGGCAGATAGGGCCAGAGTGGAGGAGTCGTCTCTTCCCTGCACAACAGGCTTCCTCCAGGCCTGTATAATTATCTTGCACAAGGTCGCTCTTTACACTGCCTGGCATCTGAATCAAACCACCAGCGCAAGTGGCCTGTGGCCTTGAAGAGAAAGAACGTGAATCTCATAGTAGATGCGTGTCTCACTTTCAAACCAATTGCTCACATGTGTGAGAACCTGACTGTGGTCAGACGAGTTTGCTTTGAAGATATAGAAAATGTGTCTGGGAGACTTTGTATGATGAACATACGTGAAGATTCACAGCCCAGTATTCATCAGTTATTTTCTGGAACAAACTGCAGATAAAAGCAGACGCCTGTTTTTCAGAAGCATGCTACATTCttgcttttgttgttttgtggtATGTTTTGGAGTTAAAGGTTACATTAATCTGTTTGCAAGACTCCTCTTTTGAAAAGGGAGAAATTCTCTgtttaaaagggaaaaaaaagcacACCAGTGAAACACTCTTTTGTTCGTGTAAATATTAACTTCTACATAGCTATATGCTGTGCAAATGTTGACAGATTGAGATGTTTTGTTCTTCAGTATGTATAGAGAGCAAAA
The nucleotide sequence above comes from Chanodichthys erythropterus isolate Z2021 chromosome 10, ASM2448905v1, whole genome shotgun sequence. Encoded proteins:
- the lpar3 gene encoding lysophosphatidic acid receptor 3, yielding MARNNVCYHDQRMDFFYNNSNTTSDEWDKTQLILVQCVGSICCCFILVANAMIIAAVVTNRRFHYPFYYLLANLAASDFLAGIAYVYLMFNTGKISRDLTVQAYFFRQGLLDASLSASLTNLLVIALERYISIMNWKVHSNLTKRRVTLLIALVWGISIFMGAVPSLGWNCVCSLDLCSKLAPIFSRSYLIFWSMSNLVLFLIMVGIYLRIYLYVMKKTAVLKAHTSGSINRKRTPIKLIKTVMTVLGAFVICWTPGLVVLLLDGLKCERCEVLKFKRWLLLLAVLNSVINPIIYSYRDEEMWTTIKNLMCCVRIGTRRQRSSKANIQRGSGRETSSSLKENTAEDSKVSTQEMLKS